In a genomic window of Pseudomonas oryzihabitans:
- a CDS encoding amino acid ABC transporter permease has translation MSDLPPPPQRRPLLSFRTRVWLTWLALLAGGVVFVLGFDLKFASVWPRLPNLVGWRLGPNGFLQGAALTLFLSLCSIAVSVLLGFAAALARLSSSALAYGVATFYASFFRGTPLLIQILLIYLGLPQIGVVPGAISAGILALSLNYGAYLSEIFRAGLLGVPPGQREAALALGLSPRVIFWRVTLPQAMRSIIPPTTSQFISMLKDSSLVSVMGVWEVMFLAQSYGRSSYRYLEMLTTAAVLYWLMSLAMEFMQARLERHYGKAYQGR, from the coding sequence ATGAGTGACCTACCACCCCCGCCCCAGCGCCGCCCCCTGCTGAGCTTTCGTACCCGCGTCTGGCTGACCTGGCTGGCACTGTTGGCCGGGGGTGTGGTCTTCGTCCTGGGTTTCGATCTCAAGTTCGCCAGCGTCTGGCCACGCCTGCCCAACCTGGTGGGCTGGCGGCTGGGGCCCAACGGCTTCCTGCAGGGCGCGGCGCTGACGCTGTTCCTCAGTCTCTGCTCCATCGCCGTCTCGGTGCTGCTGGGTTTCGCCGCGGCCCTGGCCAGGCTGTCGTCCAGCGCCCTGGCCTATGGCGTGGCCACCTTCTACGCCTCCTTCTTCCGCGGCACCCCGCTGCTGATCCAGATCCTGCTGATCTACCTGGGGCTGCCGCAGATCGGCGTGGTACCAGGCGCCATCAGCGCCGGTATCCTCGCCCTGTCGCTGAACTACGGCGCCTATCTCAGCGAGATCTTCCGCGCCGGCCTGCTCGGCGTGCCGCCCGGCCAGCGCGAGGCGGCCCTGGCCCTGGGTCTTTCGCCGCGGGTGATCTTCTGGCGCGTCACCCTGCCCCAGGCCATGCGCAGCATCATCCCGCCCACCACCAGCCAGTTCATCTCCATGCTCAAGGATTCCTCCCTGGTCTCGGTGATGGGCGTCTGGGAGGTGATGTTCCTCGCCCAGTCCTATGGCCGCTCCAGCTATCGCTACCTGGAGATGCTGACCACCGCGGCGGTGCTCTACTGGCTGATGTCGCTGGCGATGGAGTTCATGCAGGCGCGCCTGGAAAGGCACTATGGGAAGGCGTATCAGGGGCGTTAG
- a CDS encoding ABC transporter substrate-binding protein, whose product MRTALLSALGLTLALVATSATAGATLDRIKAKGELVNVLMESYPPFSQLNAQNQLEGFDVDVAKAVADKLGVKLRLETPSWDVIAAGRWSGRYDVCICSMTPSQARAQVFDFPVNYYASPAVIVVNAGDERIHGAKDLSGQKVGVTSASSYESYLNKDLTIEGQEDKPLSYPFDNVQVVPYPDDNVAFQDLGLGAGKRLDAVLTNLVTAQPRIAQDGKFKLAGAPLYAEPNAVAIEKGDPEFAAKLREIIDGLRQDGTLKRISEKWIGADITQAP is encoded by the coding sequence ATGAGAACCGCTCTGCTATCGGCCCTCGGCCTGACCCTGGCGCTGGTCGCCACCTCGGCCACGGCCGGCGCTACCCTGGATCGCATCAAGGCCAAGGGCGAGCTGGTCAACGTGCTCATGGAAAGCTATCCGCCCTTCTCCCAGCTCAATGCCCAGAACCAGCTGGAAGGCTTCGACGTGGACGTGGCCAAGGCGGTGGCCGACAAGCTGGGCGTCAAGCTGCGCCTGGAGACGCCGTCCTGGGACGTGATCGCCGCGGGTCGCTGGAGCGGCCGTTACGATGTCTGCATCTGCTCCATGACGCCCAGCCAGGCGCGCGCCCAGGTGTTCGATTTTCCGGTCAACTACTACGCCTCGCCGGCGGTCATCGTGGTCAACGCCGGTGACGAGCGAATCCATGGCGCCAAGGATCTCTCGGGCCAGAAGGTTGGCGTCACCAGCGCCTCTTCCTACGAGAGCTACCTGAACAAGGACCTGACCATCGAGGGCCAGGAAGATAAGCCGCTGAGCTATCCCTTCGACAACGTCCAGGTGGTGCCCTACCCCGACGACAACGTCGCCTTCCAGGACCTGGGCCTGGGCGCCGGCAAGCGCCTGGACGCGGTACTGACCAACCTGGTGACCGCCCAGCCGCGTATCGCCCAGGACGGCAAGTTCAAGCTGGCCGGCGCCCCGCTCTATGCCGAGCCCAACGCCGTGGCCATCGAGAAGGGCGATCCGGAATTCGCCGCCAAGCTGCGCGAGATCATCGACGGCCTACGTCAGGACGGCACCTTGAAGCGCATCTCCGAGAAGTGGATTGGTGCGGACATTACCCAAGCCCCATGA
- a CDS encoding homocysteine S-methyltransferase family protein, with amino-acid sequence MAKMNLVLLDGGMGRELQRRGAPFRQPEWSALALSEAPEQVEAVHRAYIEAGAQVITSNSYAVVPFHIGETRFAAEGESLAARAGQLARQAVTASGQPVRVAGSLPPLFGSYRPDLFEPARVDEVLQPLIRGLAPHVDLWLAETQSSLAEVRAIAAGLPDDGKPLWLSFTLKDEDVDEVPRLRSGEPVAEAAQLAVELGAGALLFNCSQPEVMAAALDSARETFATAGIEIPFGAYANAFPPQPEEATANDGLDPLRPDLDPPGYLSFAQDWQARGASLIGGCCGIGPEHIAVLDQRLRG; translated from the coding sequence ATGGCCAAGATGAATCTCGTTCTTCTCGACGGTGGCATGGGCCGCGAGCTTCAACGGCGCGGGGCCCCTTTTCGTCAGCCGGAGTGGTCGGCCCTGGCGCTGAGCGAGGCGCCGGAGCAGGTGGAGGCGGTGCATCGCGCCTATATCGAGGCTGGCGCCCAGGTGATCACCAGCAACAGCTATGCGGTGGTGCCCTTCCATATCGGCGAGACCCGTTTCGCGGCCGAAGGCGAGTCCCTGGCCGCGCGCGCTGGCCAATTGGCACGGCAGGCGGTGACCGCCAGCGGCCAGCCGGTGCGGGTGGCGGGTTCCCTGCCGCCGTTGTTCGGCTCCTATCGCCCCGACCTGTTCGAGCCGGCGCGGGTGGACGAGGTGCTGCAGCCGCTGATCCGCGGCCTGGCGCCCCATGTCGATCTCTGGCTGGCGGAAACCCAGAGTTCGCTGGCGGAGGTACGTGCCATCGCCGCCGGGCTGCCGGACGACGGCAAGCCGCTGTGGCTGTCTTTCACCTTGAAGGACGAAGACGTCGACGAGGTGCCGCGGCTGCGTTCGGGCGAGCCGGTGGCCGAGGCGGCGCAATTGGCCGTGGAACTGGGCGCTGGGGCGCTGCTGTTCAATTGCAGCCAGCCCGAGGTGATGGCGGCGGCGCTGGACAGCGCCCGTGAGACCTTTGCCACCGCGGGTATCGAGATTCCCTTTGGCGCTTATGCCAATGCCTTCCCGCCCCAGCCGGAAGAGGCCACCGCCAACGACGGTCTCGATCCCCTGCGCCCGGACCTCGATCCGCCTGGCTACCTGAGCTTCGCCCAGGACTGGCAGGCGCGCGGTGCGAGCCTGATCGGCGGCTGCTGCGGCATCGGCCCGGAACACATCGCCGTGCTCGACCAGCGGCTGCGTGGCTGA
- a CDS encoding DUF6434 domain-containing protein has translation MKTDWHSALLTRATVIDENYKSTQNVRRFMIEQCGEAFRFDREFMAWIRSDAPKTLGDVVDEWRRRHPR, from the coding sequence TTGAAAACGGACTGGCATAGCGCCTTACTGACACGCGCCACTGTTATCGACGAGAACTACAAAAGTACCCAAAACGTTCGGCGCTTCATGATCGAGCAATGTGGCGAAGCCTTCAGATTCGACCGTGAATTCATGGCGTGGATACGGAGCGATGCCCCCAAAACCCTGGGCGACGTTGTCGACGAGTGGAGGCGCCGGCATCCACGCTAG
- a CDS encoding PLP-dependent aminotransferase family protein, with amino-acid sequence MPIMLGFDPSGLLLEPGQGLARQLYQGLRGRILAGALAAGVRLPASRELARLLGVSRNTVTVAYEQLLAEGFLDSRPGDGTYVAGATQALSDQTGTPPVAPQAPVSAPSGAPRAFQVGIPAMDLFPFATWARLQQRFWRHPEAALLGYRAPGGEPRLRRLLCAYLRQARGLVCTPEQILITTGAQQAIELCARLLLAPGALAAMEDPGYRAAGLALQSGGARLQGVPVDGAGLVVDRLAHQRDCRLVYVTPSHQYPTGAVLSLPRRLALLDWARQTDGWIVEDDYDGEYRYQGAPLAPLAALDRHGRVLYVGTFSKIAFPGLRLGYLMAPPALVPELLALQRAGIRHLDSATQTVMADFIEQGHFQRHIRRMRRAARSRRDALLAGWPQVTGCAVPSVPVAGLHLCLPVESLAREAELVAKAAAVEVELNPLSRYWLAEGPTPPDARAGLVLGFAAVPEERIGEALARLQEAWS; translated from the coding sequence GTGCCAATCATGCTGGGTTTCGATCCTTCCGGTCTGCTGCTGGAACCTGGGCAGGGCCTGGCGCGGCAGCTCTACCAAGGCCTGCGCGGGCGCATCCTGGCCGGCGCGCTGGCGGCTGGCGTGCGGCTGCCGGCCAGTCGTGAATTGGCGCGGCTGCTGGGCGTCTCACGCAACACCGTGACCGTCGCCTACGAACAGCTGCTGGCCGAAGGTTTCCTCGACAGCCGCCCGGGTGACGGGACCTATGTCGCCGGCGCGACCCAGGCGCTGTCCGATCAGACCGGCACGCCACCGGTGGCGCCACAAGCCCCTGTCAGCGCGCCGTCCGGTGCACCACGCGCCTTTCAGGTCGGCATTCCAGCCATGGATCTGTTTCCCTTCGCCACCTGGGCACGGCTGCAACAGCGCTTCTGGCGCCATCCAGAGGCGGCGCTGCTAGGCTATCGCGCGCCAGGCGGCGAGCCCCGATTACGGCGGCTGCTTTGCGCCTATCTGCGCCAGGCGCGCGGACTGGTCTGCACGCCCGAGCAGATCCTGATCACCACGGGCGCCCAGCAGGCCATCGAATTGTGCGCTCGCTTGCTGTTGGCGCCTGGGGCGCTGGCGGCGATGGAGGATCCCGGCTACCGCGCGGCGGGCCTGGCGCTGCAGAGTGGCGGGGCGCGCTTGCAGGGGGTACCGGTGGATGGTGCGGGGCTGGTAGTGGACCGGTTGGCCCATCAGCGCGACTGCCGGCTGGTCTATGTCACCCCCTCGCACCAGTATCCCACCGGCGCCGTGCTCTCCCTGCCGCGGCGGCTGGCGCTGCTGGACTGGGCACGGCAAACGGACGGCTGGATCGTCGAGGACGACTATGACGGCGAATATCGTTATCAGGGTGCCCCGCTGGCGCCCCTGGCCGCGCTGGATCGCCACGGTCGGGTGCTCTATGTCGGCACCTTCTCCAAGATCGCCTTTCCCGGCTTGCGCCTGGGCTATCTGATGGCCCCGCCGGCCCTGGTGCCCGAACTGCTGGCCTTGCAGCGGGCCGGCATCCGCCATCTCGACAGCGCCACCCAGACGGTCATGGCCGATTTCATCGAGCAGGGTCACTTCCAGCGCCACATCCGCCGCATGAGACGCGCCGCCCGCAGCCGCCGCGACGCCCTGCTGGCCGGCTGGCCCCAAGTCACCGGTTGCGCCGTACCGAGTGTCCCCGTGGCCGGCTTGCACCTGTGCCTGCCGGTAGAGAGCCTGGCCCGCGAAGCCGAGCTGGTGGCCAAGGCGGCGGCGGTCGAGGTAGAGCTCAATCCCCTGTCGCGCTACTGGCTAGCCGAAGGCCCGACCCCGCCCGACGCCCGCGCCGGCTTGGTGCTGGGCTTTGCGGCGGTGCCGGAGGAACGGATCGGCGAGGCGCTGGCGAGGTTGCAGGAGGCCTGGAGCTAA
- a CDS encoding Na/Pi cotransporter family protein: MLTLLNLLSAVSLLVWGTHIVRTGILRVYGASLRRVLSRSMQRMPLAFLSGIAVTALVQSSNATALLVTSFVAQGLVPLTPALAIMLGADVGTALMARVLTFDLSWLSPLLIFLGVVFFLGRKQTRAGQLGRVAIGLGLIILALQLIVEAASPMTHAAGVKVLFSSLTGDELLDALTGAVFAMVSYSSLAAVLLTATLAGSGVISLKVALCLVVGANLGSGVLALMGAAKQGVEARRVAVGSLLFKLAGCILVLPWIGLLADWLQGYDFNDAEVVIGFHVAYNLVRCLLFLPLTGPLARFCTAILPSQESAETILRPRHLDTAALDTPALALTNASRELLRMGDVIEQMLQHLLVLVSGAGDKQLAREVRRLDDDVDALYTAIKLYLARMPREDLDERDSRRWAETIELAINLEQAGDLIERMASDVESKKIAARRSFSASGVEELTSLHRLLVDSLKLCLSVYLSGDLDAARRLRRLKQRFRLLERRYAHAHVERLHQQVVESFETSSLHLGLLSDMRRVNSLFCSIAHGVLEAADAGYATEHELPMEGRDEAGEA, encoded by the coding sequence ATGCTGACACTGCTCAACCTGCTATCCGCCGTGTCCCTGCTGGTGTGGGGCACCCATATCGTGCGTACCGGCATCCTGCGGGTGTACGGCGCCAGCCTGCGCCGGGTGCTCAGCCGCAGCATGCAGCGCATGCCGCTGGCCTTCCTCTCCGGCATCGCCGTCACCGCCCTGGTGCAGAGCAGTAACGCCACCGCGCTACTGGTCACCTCCTTCGTCGCCCAGGGCCTGGTGCCCCTCACCCCGGCGCTGGCCATCATGCTCGGCGCCGACGTGGGTACGGCGCTGATGGCGCGGGTGCTGACCTTCGATCTCTCCTGGCTGTCGCCACTGCTGATCTTTCTCGGCGTGGTGTTCTTTCTCGGTCGCAAGCAGACCCGCGCCGGCCAGCTCGGCCGGGTCGCCATCGGCCTGGGCCTGATCATCCTGGCGCTGCAGCTGATCGTCGAGGCGGCTTCGCCCATGACCCACGCCGCCGGGGTCAAGGTGCTGTTCTCCTCGCTGACCGGCGATGAACTGCTCGACGCCCTGACCGGGGCGGTCTTCGCCATGGTCTCCTATTCCAGCCTGGCGGCGGTGCTGCTGACCGCCACCCTGGCCGGTTCCGGGGTCATCTCGCTCAAGGTGGCGCTGTGCCTGGTGGTGGGCGCCAACCTGGGCAGCGGCGTGCTGGCCTTGATGGGCGCGGCCAAGCAGGGCGTCGAGGCGCGGCGGGTGGCGGTGGGCAGCCTGCTGTTCAAGCTCGCCGGCTGCATCCTGGTGCTGCCGTGGATCGGCCTCTTGGCCGACTGGCTGCAGGGCTACGACTTTAACGACGCCGAGGTGGTGATCGGCTTCCACGTCGCCTACAACCTGGTGCGCTGCCTGCTATTCCTGCCCCTCACCGGGCCCCTGGCGCGCTTCTGCACCGCCATCCTGCCCTCCCAGGAGAGCGCCGAGACCATCCTGCGGCCGCGCCATCTGGACACCGCGGCGCTGGACACCCCGGCCCTGGCGTTGACCAATGCCTCCCGCGAGCTGTTGCGCATGGGCGACGTCATCGAGCAGATGCTGCAGCACCTGCTGGTGCTGGTCAGCGGTGCTGGCGACAAGCAACTGGCCCGCGAGGTGCGCCGCCTCGACGACGACGTCGACGCCCTCTACACGGCGATCAAGCTGTACCTGGCGCGCATGCCGCGCGAGGACCTCGACGAGCGCGACAGTCGGCGCTGGGCCGAGACCATCGAGCTGGCGATCAATCTGGAGCAGGCCGGCGATCTCATCGAACGCATGGCCAGCGACGTGGAGAGCAAGAAGATCGCCGCCCGGCGTTCCTTCTCGGCCTCCGGGGTGGAAGAGCTCACGTCCCTGCACCGGTTGCTGGTCGACAGCCTCAAGCTGTGCCTGTCGGTCTATCTCTCCGGCGACCTGGATGCCGCCCGCCGCCTGCGCCGGCTCAAGCAGCGCTTCCGCCTGTTGGAAAGACGCTACGCCCATGCCCACGTCGAGCGGCTGCACCAGCAGGTGGTGGAAAGCTTCGAGACCAGCTCCCTGCACCTGGGCCTGCTCAGCGACATGCGCCGGGTCAACTCGCTGTTCTGCAGCATCGCCCACGGCGTGCTGGAGGCGGCCGACGCCGGCTATGCCACCGAGCATGAATTGCCGATGGAAGGGCGGGACGAGGCGGGCGAGGCCTGA
- a CDS encoding CitMHS family transporter encodes MLTFLGFAMVMTFMYLIMTKRLSPLIALTMVPIAFAVLAWALSSEFASLGHVKLDALGPMMLDGIRKLAPTGVMLLFAILYFAVMIDTGLFDPAVRWILRLVKGDPLKVALGTVFLTLVVSLDGDGSTTYMICVAAMFPLYKRLGMNPLIMTCLMLLSSGVMNLTPWGGPTARAASALHVDPADVFVPMIAPMLLAIAWLFFLAYLYGRRERARLGILQIGETEGANVTVSQCEEARRPQLRWFNGLLTLALMAALIVGVLPMPVLFMIAFGIAMIVNYRCLNMQKQRIAAHAENVLAVVSLIFAAGIFTGILSGTGMVDAMSKGLLAVIPDALGPYMAVITALVSLPFTFFISNDAFYFGVLPVLAEAAAAYGISPVEIARASIVGQPVHLLSPLVPSTYLLVGLAKVEFGDHQRFTLKWATVTCMFLLFGALLLGVFPLYSR; translated from the coding sequence ATGCTGACTTTCCTCGGCTTCGCCATGGTCATGACCTTCATGTACCTGATCATGACCAAGCGCCTCTCGCCGCTGATCGCCCTGACCATGGTGCCGATCGCCTTCGCCGTGCTGGCCTGGGCACTATCCAGCGAATTCGCCAGCCTCGGCCACGTCAAGCTCGACGCCCTCGGCCCGATGATGCTCGATGGCATCCGCAAACTGGCGCCCACCGGCGTGATGCTGCTGTTCGCCATCCTCTATTTCGCGGTGATGATCGACACCGGCCTGTTCGATCCGGCGGTGCGCTGGATCCTCCGGCTGGTCAAGGGCGATCCGCTCAAGGTGGCCCTGGGCACCGTGTTCCTGACCCTAGTGGTCTCCCTGGACGGTGACGGCTCGACCACCTACATGATCTGCGTGGCCGCCATGTTCCCGCTGTACAAGCGCCTGGGCATGAATCCGCTGATCATGACCTGCCTGATGCTGCTCTCCAGCGGGGTGATGAACCTGACCCCCTGGGGTGGCCCGACCGCCCGCGCCGCCAGTGCCCTGCACGTCGACCCGGCCGACGTCTTCGTCCCCATGATCGCGCCCATGCTGCTGGCCATCGCCTGGCTGTTCTTCCTGGCCTACCTCTATGGCCGCCGCGAGCGGGCGCGCCTGGGCATCCTGCAGATCGGCGAGACCGAAGGCGCCAACGTCACCGTATCCCAGTGCGAAGAGGCCCGCCGGCCGCAACTGCGCTGGTTCAACGGCCTGCTGACCCTGGCGCTGATGGCCGCGCTGATCGTCGGCGTGCTGCCGATGCCGGTGCTGTTCATGATCGCCTTCGGCATCGCCATGATCGTCAACTATCGCTGCCTGAACATGCAGAAGCAGCGCATCGCCGCCCATGCCGAGAACGTGCTGGCGGTGGTCTCGCTGATCTTCGCCGCAGGCATCTTCACCGGCATCCTCTCCGGGACCGGCATGGTCGACGCCATGTCCAAGGGCCTGCTGGCGGTGATCCCGGACGCCCTGGGGCCGTACATGGCGGTGATCACCGCCCTGGTCAGCCTGCCGTTCACCTTCTTCATCTCCAACGACGCCTTCTACTTCGGCGTGCTGCCGGTATTGGCCGAGGCCGCCGCGGCCTACGGCATCAGTCCGGTGGAGATCGCCCGGGCTTCCATCGTCGGCCAGCCCGTGCATCTGCTCAGCCCCCTGGTGCCCTCCACCTACCTGCTGGTGGGCCTGGCCAAGGTGGAGTTCGGCGACCATCAGCGCTTCACCCTGAAGTGGGCCACCGTGACCTGCATGTTCCTGCTGTTCGGAGCTTTGTTACTGGGTGTGTTTCCGCTGTACAGCCGCTAG
- a CDS encoding LysR family transcriptional regulator, producing the protein MKSLDVDAVQAFVTIAELRSFTRAAEVLGSTQGALSVKLKRLENRLGERLLERTPRQVRLSVGGERFLPRARDFLAAHEQALAALNDQTSRRFTLGIAIHLFGPEVPTLLARLKALDPCLTLEVSVDDAPALLGAYDRGEFDAVIIRSDDDSRQGEVLGPEHFGWYAAADFAPRPGEPLRLASYLTRCAVRDPANRLLDAAGIPWTSVFVGGTSAVAAALAAGLAVAAFPRRLATAALVDVGPALGLPAIPSQAIELHSSLTDPRTRATLRAITAAFGEHRRQG; encoded by the coding sequence GTGAAGAGTCTCGATGTCGATGCGGTGCAGGCCTTCGTCACCATCGCCGAGCTGCGCAGCTTCACCCGGGCGGCAGAAGTCCTCGGCTCGACCCAGGGCGCCCTCAGCGTCAAGCTCAAGCGGCTGGAAAACCGTCTGGGCGAACGACTCCTCGAGCGGACGCCGCGCCAGGTGCGACTGTCGGTCGGCGGAGAACGCTTCCTCCCGCGGGCCCGGGATTTTCTCGCCGCCCACGAACAGGCCCTCGCGGCCTTGAACGACCAGACGAGCCGCCGTTTCACTCTGGGCATCGCCATCCACCTCTTCGGTCCCGAGGTGCCAACTTTGCTGGCGCGGCTCAAGGCGCTCGATCCTTGCCTGACCCTGGAGGTCTCGGTGGACGACGCACCGGCCCTGCTGGGCGCCTACGACAGGGGCGAGTTCGATGCCGTCATCATCCGCAGCGACGACGATAGCCGGCAGGGCGAGGTGCTCGGTCCCGAGCACTTCGGCTGGTACGCCGCGGCGGACTTCGCCCCGCGCCCCGGCGAACCCCTGCGCCTCGCCAGCTACCTGACACGGTGCGCCGTACGAGACCCGGCCAACCGCCTCTTGGATGCGGCCGGCATTCCCTGGACAAGCGTCTTCGTCGGCGGTACCTCGGCAGTCGCCGCGGCACTCGCAGCAGGCCTGGCGGTGGCTGCCTTTCCCCGCCGACTGGCGACCGCCGCGCTGGTGGACGTCGGCCCTGCCCTGGGGCTACCCGCCATACCCTCCCAGGCCATCGAGCTGCACTCGTCGCTGACCGATCCCCGCACCCGGGCGACGCTGAGGGCCATCACCGCCGCCTTCGGTGAGCATCGGCGCCAGGGCTAG
- a CDS encoding MFS transporter produces the protein MPSLSLSRNGLALIAICLAALMLGLEITSVPAILPLLERALPASFRQLQWIMNAYTLAMSAVLMAMGTLGDRFGRKRIFILGTLVFGAASLACGLATTAPVLIVARFLQGLAAAAMLACQIALLSQHFPAGAARGRAFGWWGIVFGAGLGFGPIVGAALATLASWSWVFLIHVGLAGVTVACALRGIEESANPVAKHLDLAGMLTLSLAVFGLVYLITQGQLGAAATPAARLGLILSLGCLLLFVVIERRRAQPMFDFAVLRVRRFSGALLGASGMNFSFWPFVIYLPLYLHAVVGLDALATGGMVLAYTLPTILVPPLAERLLLRLGPGVVIPLGLGLIGLGFALLSLAVTLGAGQIPALLPGCLLAGIGVGLTNTPVTNTATAALPVERSGMASGLDMSTRIFALALNIALMGAILLGGVAAHLATAATTLDGSGRESLAAAIAAGNLGLAQAHGVDLALARAALGQGVGWVTGYAAVCACGFALLSFLLLRPVGKGQRKCSTAGGEA, from the coding sequence ATGCCGTCCCTGTCTCTGTCCCGCAATGGTCTGGCGCTGATTGCCATCTGCCTGGCGGCCTTGATGCTGGGCCTGGAGATCACCAGCGTTCCCGCCATCCTGCCGCTGCTGGAAAGGGCGCTGCCGGCCAGCTTCCGGCAACTGCAATGGATCATGAACGCCTACACCCTGGCCATGAGTGCGGTGCTGATGGCGATGGGGACACTGGGCGATCGCTTCGGTCGCAAACGCATCTTCATCCTGGGCACCCTAGTCTTCGGGGCTGCCTCCCTGGCCTGTGGCCTGGCCACCACGGCGCCGGTACTGATCGTTGCACGTTTCCTGCAGGGCCTGGCCGCGGCGGCGATGCTGGCCTGCCAGATCGCCTTGCTGTCGCAGCACTTTCCCGCGGGCGCCGCGCGTGGCCGGGCGTTCGGCTGGTGGGGGATCGTCTTCGGCGCCGGGCTCGGTTTCGGGCCGATCGTCGGGGCTGCACTCGCGACCCTGGCGAGCTGGAGCTGGGTGTTCCTGATCCACGTGGGTCTCGCCGGGGTCACCGTCGCCTGTGCCCTGCGCGGGATCGAGGAATCGGCCAATCCTGTCGCGAAGCACCTCGATCTGGCGGGCATGCTCACCCTGTCCCTGGCGGTGTTCGGTCTCGTCTACCTGATCACCCAGGGGCAACTCGGCGCCGCCGCTACTCCGGCCGCACGACTGGGGTTGATCCTGAGCCTGGGTTGCCTGCTGCTCTTCGTCGTTATCGAGCGCCGTCGGGCCCAGCCTATGTTCGATTTCGCAGTGTTGCGCGTCCGGCGTTTCAGTGGCGCACTGCTGGGCGCCAGTGGCATGAATTTCAGCTTCTGGCCCTTCGTCATCTATTTGCCGCTCTATCTGCACGCCGTGGTGGGCCTGGACGCCCTTGCGACGGGTGGGATGGTGCTGGCCTACACCCTGCCCACCATTCTGGTACCACCGCTGGCGGAGCGCCTGTTGCTGCGCCTTGGTCCCGGCGTGGTCATTCCCCTGGGGCTTGGCCTGATCGGGCTGGGCTTCGCGCTGCTCAGCCTGGCGGTGACCCTGGGGGCTGGCCAGATACCAGCCCTGTTGCCCGGGTGCCTCCTGGCCGGTATCGGCGTGGGTCTGACCAATACGCCGGTGACCAACACGGCCACGGCGGCGCTACCCGTGGAACGCAGCGGCATGGCTTCGGGGCTGGACATGAGCACGCGGATCTTTGCCCTGGCGCTGAACATCGCGCTCATGGGCGCCATCCTGCTGGGCGGCGTCGCGGCGCACTTGGCTACGGCGGCGACCACGCTGGATGGCAGCGGACGCGAGTCGCTGGCGGCGGCCATTGCCGCCGGTAACCTCGGACTGGCACAGGCCCATGGGGTCGACCTAGCGCTGGCCCGCGCCGCGCTCGGCCAGGGAGTCGGTTGGGTGACCGGCTATGCCGCGGTCTGCGCCTGCGGCTTCGCGCTGCTGAGTTTTCTGTTGTTGCGCCCGGTAGGGAAGGGGCAGCGGAAGTGTTCGACGGCAGGTGGTGAGGCCTAA
- a CDS encoding TerC family protein: MEWLTNPEIWVAFFTLTALEIVLGIDNIIMISILVSRMPKHMQARTRFFGLALAMVTRILLLLSITWVMRLTADLFFVFGQGISGRDLILFFGGLFLLWKSSAEIYHGLEGEEEQDEDAPAKKGSGFIGTIIQIAIIDIVFSLDSVITAVGMVSHVPVMVAAIIVAVLVMMLAAGAISTFIDKHPSLKMLALSFLIVVGTVLIAEAFEVHVPKGYVYFAMAFSLAVEAINIRLRGKAKARAAVKLRKEQI, from the coding sequence ATGGAGTGGTTGACCAACCCGGAAATCTGGGTCGCCTTCTTTACCCTGACGGCCCTGGAGATCGTCCTGGGCATCGACAACATCATCATGATCTCCATCCTGGTCAGCCGCATGCCCAAGCACATGCAGGCGCGGACCCGCTTCTTCGGCCTGGCCCTGGCCATGGTCACCCGCATCCTGCTGCTGCTGTCCATCACCTGGGTGATGCGCCTCACCGCCGATCTGTTCTTCGTCTTCGGCCAGGGCATCTCCGGGCGGGATCTCATCCTCTTCTTCGGTGGCCTGTTCCTCTTGTGGAAGAGCAGCGCCGAGATCTACCACGGCCTGGAAGGCGAGGAAGAGCAGGACGAGGACGCGCCGGCGAAGAAGGGCAGCGGCTTCATCGGCACCATCATCCAGATCGCCATCATCGACATCGTCTTCTCGCTGGACTCGGTGATCACCGCGGTCGGCATGGTCAGCCACGTCCCGGTCATGGTCGCGGCGATCATCGTCGCGGTGCTGGTGATGATGCTGGCGGCCGGTGCCATCAGCACTTTCATCGACAAGCACCCGAGCCTGAAGATGCTGGCGCTGTCCTTCCTGATCGTGGTCGGTACCGTGCTCATCGCCGAAGCCTTCGAAGTCCATGTGCCCAAGGGCTATGTCTACTTCGCCATGGCCTTCTCGCTGGCGGTGGAAGCCATCAATATCCGCCTGCGTGGCAAGGCCAAGGCGCGCGCGGCGGTCAAGCTGCGCAAGGAGCAGATCTGA